The Cydia strobilella chromosome 16, ilCydStro3.1, whole genome shotgun sequence genomic sequence TTATTATTGTAAGAAACTCTCGCCATTATATACTATATATGGTATATACTTATCTCTGATATATATATTTCCTCTGTTTTGCATAAGTTCTACCTGTATCCTGGAATTTAGGATGCTTGACTTGATGTAATTAATTAGCAGATCTAAATAAGAGATATTTATGATCTTATTTGGCGCAGTCCCGTAGGATGTTATTTGTAGATTGCACTGCTTTCCGGTGGTCTTAACCGGGTGTCTTTAAGACCGAGAGTTGCGTCCGTCGGATCATGGTTTCCATTTCCTCCCCGGACTTATCTAATGTTCATTCTATGTGTTCAGTCTATTGTCCTTTCCCGGTGGTTTTTACCATAGCAACATATGATCATCAACCAATAAAATTATCTCCAGGTCCGTCAAATGTTCGAGGAGCGTCGAACCAAAGGCATCGACAAGAGCTACCCCCTCCAACCAATTCAGAACACAGAGCGCTCGCGCAAACCCCTTCCCAACGGGTTCGCCAAAGTGTCCAGTACCAGGGCCCAGAACGGGACGGAGCGGACGGAGCACAGGCAGAATGGGACGAAGACGAGCAGTCGGGTGTCAGAAAAGAAGAGTGTGGCGCATACGAGCATCAGCTCGCAGAGTATGAAGAAACATCATGTAGTAAGTTTTTAGTTACCAGTTATCCGTTTGCCTAACCTCCTGAGGACTGGGTATCAAAATCTGCTAAGCTTAATTAAACTGTCAAAGTTGACAAAGGACGACGGTCGCCAGGAGGTTAAAAGCTCATTTATATCGTTAATTTGTgattcattattcattattttcatGAGTTGCACGTTAATAAGACTTTGCGAAAATCCTTTACAGATACAAACTACGTACGATTTTATTTTCAGAAGACAGAAGAGGTCATAGACAGATCAGGGGACCTCAACCACAACCATCAGCCAGACCTGAATGCTGTGAAGGAAGCTGTAAGTTCCCATTCTTGCCTTACAATCATATTTCGATAAGTCTCCTACATATTCTTCGACGTAGAATTGTTTTTACTCCAATGCCGGAATGATATATAATTGCATCTTgttaaatagtttatttgtgtAGTCAAATATGTAATCATGGACTTCGCTAGCTCAGTCAGAGTAGACCTTATGTTCCTTATGGTTCATCatatacttatgtatgtatattttcagCTGATAAGCAATGGACTGGTACACGAAGTGGACGAATTAGACGGGGACGGCAACATGCTAGAGGACGAGACATTTCCCGAGACGCTGGCACCGGTCACTCCGCGCGACGAGCCACCCGCCCGGCCTCCTAGAAGGTGAGACAACCCCAACCCCGAGTGTGACATCAGGAGATACTCAGATATTAAATTGagtattaattaagtaattaaactctctaaataaaaaatacttttcgcACCACATTCACAGGAGTCCGATGACAAAAACAACCCCCTCCACCACCACCAAACCAAAACCGGCTGCCGCGCCCGCCGCTCCACCCAGAAGAACCCCCAGTGGAAATGTAAGTTTTGACTATTATTACTTACAAATCTTACAATGCATGTTTTTAATACAATACAGCACACAACAACACGCACCCCATGATTAACTTTGGGCAATCGTAGCAgtaagaataaatatctaaatttccTTTAAACTTGACATAGGCTCACATGAAAACTTCGCGTGAAAGCGTGATCCAAGCGTGATCCAACTGTTTTCATCTTTGGCAGTAGTCGGTCGACAAACAAAACTAGTCAAAAGTTTTGTATAAATAGAGTTCCAATACTCACTTTCATCCTTTTTATTAATTGCTTCGGTGACTTTGCCTTTGACAGGCcgaagtttaaaaatattacgaaacaCGCGTCAATGTCAAGTCAATCAATAACTCAAAACATCACAAACATCTTTTAAAATGCACAAgtgaaattcaaaaattcaaaacgGCAAACAATATTCAAAATATCAAGACTGATGTAAGATAAACACTTACATGGATTAAATTCCACTAACTATATTACACTTCTTTGATAATGTGTGTACGATATGGAAACAATTAACTGtccattattttttgttaatagttGCTTAACTAAGTACCAACGATGTATTTTATGCTTCAGTAATTCAAGTTTGGTTATTCTATCACTGAATGTATTAATGGTATCAAATATATtgctaaatgtttttttatgtccTCTAGGCATCGGAGAGCAAGAGCCAGGGCTCAATGGCAAATAGAGGTCCAAAACCAGCCACTGTAAGTAGCAACTAACCACCTAATCAAAATGACCCTTTTTTGTTACTTTACGTTAAAGTACGATAAATACAtagaatacataattataaacattAGATAGATTAATACATATCTAAATAGAAAACATCCACTTACTCAGAATGCAAACCCGGAACGACATGTTTCGTAAAAGTCTAATTTGTtagactaagtgccagttgcactgGCACTGCAcagtcgacagatggcagtgaatttactggggttacaaaatttactatgacagtaccgctctagtataagttactctatgattaaatgaataaattcacTGCTGACTGTCTTACTAAAGTCTAATTACTTAGTAACCGTAacctatatttaatataataattgttttcGTTTTCAGGTAGGAAGTAGTACAATAAAAAGCACGCCGAGGGTAAGCTCTAATTCTACCTTTCAGTTAGCTttctaaaaataagtaattaaatttataaaatacttaCTGAAAGTCAAAGGTTGTTATGTGCCTTTATTAATACTTAGATGGATAcatcaatatatttatattagtctTTTGTATAAAAAGGGTAATAGTTATTTCTTTACTggtgtttataaaaaaatccaattTTTGTGCTGAACGacgtaaaattatatatattaattacaaaTTCCTACCTAGGCAGGTACCTTTTTAACCGCTTAACGCAGCACTATCACATATATCAcataaacttattaatatacTAGTTTTTAAATGTGTCTGATTTACTGTATCTCTATATTTGCAGAGTTCTTTGCAAGTGAAACGCGTGCCAGCGGCGCAGTCTTCGACGGGCGCCGGCGTGCCATGCAGCGTGTGCGGCCGCCGCTTCGCCGAGGACCGCCTCGCCAAGCATGAGGACATCTGCCGCAGGGCGCAAACCAAGAAGAGGAAACCTTTCGATGCACTTAAGCATAGACTCGCGGTAAGTACCCCTATTGTGGATGTCTATGGACCGAGGAgcaatctaaaggggcccactgactatcagtccgccggacgatatcggcctgttgtCTGTGGAATAATTAAGGTATTCAGTTACTTTGCCGATAAGTATGTTATACAGTGGATTGGTAGTAAATCAATGCGTAACAGTTTTTGGTATTGTCAACTTagtttatttaggtactttatattATGCCATGTAAAATACCACCACCACCGGCACCACCATAGATGTATTTGATACGGAAAACCTTGAAATGTAGGCAACTGTAACTGTACCTAATGTGCTCTACAAACGTCACAGATAAGCGCATGTCATTTGCAATaccataatactattacttattctgtggcaatacattgcggcatttgatcgattAAGTTCGTTGCtcccatgaagttataccctaaacaggagcgaactgtcactttttttgccatactaaattgaaccttatcaccgagccagaaaggtgttcgtaccagactagagaaaacggtccacatgagatagcaaaagtgggtcgcggtgtcccactcgcacatgttgccaatgttaaaaaaataccattttggtagtatttatatcaataactactaaaattaaataccttcttatattatttaagtgctatattcagagtgcggttctgatatcttttacgtaatttgtaaattgttataatgtcaatattattaactgatttaaccaagcatgtgcacaacaaaaaatacattaattttaatatggtagacattgtagtaactttgaatattaattggtatccccaacttgataaagaaattttcaaaatacatgaatcgCCAttcgctcaagatttatttgcgaaataaagtataaaatgggtaaaagatgttgtgtgaaaggttgcagaagtgaaagttttgttgattgtggtatatcttttcacaggtaagcctcaactattaaagtttacgataaaaatacaagaaaacattgtcacactcattagggtgactatgatgtcggcacgatgtgaatcggccttacagagttcttattacctacgtacttacttaatgtaaaaataagtttacctaaataagtatatctttatttcggcatgtttaattatttggttgatagatatatagataaatgatttatttgtgcacgtaatgagagctatatatttgccaaaatttaaatccaaaatccttaaatattacagacacatttatacataatattctatataggttgaacacacatttccgtcagtacacaaaggcggcaaattaaaaaaaaatggtgcaattaactacgatgacgcttaaagaatagctgaagtgtgcaaaagagaagccattacgtatatgaacataccatgagtgcgaaagaggcagactacaaatgaaaaaacgtgaccatttttagggttccgtacccaaagggtaaaaacgggaccctatcactaagactccgctgtccgtctgtcagtctgtctgtcatcagtaacagcttttataacgactaaattaagtaaggttttgtgaagcgttttacagaggagaaaaaaactatatccattctctctagacttcctatgcatgaatgaaaaaagatcttggccaaactatacattccaacttatcctaatatcccacatacatatgatttatggtcaccctaattagaaagagatgcaactgcccactttgacttctcatgtggacacactttttggcccgtgtactccatccggtttattaaaatctaaatccgtggttGCTCCTACTTAAGTAGGAaataagaaattgtagaaaattattgagggcgccacttcctacgtaactgttacatttttgacgtaaaatgcttaaacatggcaacaatttagtatggaattcttttagtttcattttatttaatttcaactaTTTTTATGTCGCACTACAGCCTGCAATATTCTAATTTCGAATGCCACTTTAAATTGGTTGCAACGTTTGTAGAAGCCTTTACTAAGACAAAAGCACCACCAACGAGATCACCATCCACGAGTAGGTAGTTTTGTTAATAGGTTTaagtatatgatttatttttatttttacataaaggGCACGGATGCAGAGGAGTTCAAGGCAAGCTGTTTACGTAATTAAGCATGCCACATATTTGTTTGCTTGCCAGAACTCTGTACAGAATGGTAAACAAATTCAATGCACTTAGACTACAAGTAGCTGACGCACACAACACTCAACTAATCTTAAAAATTGGCTGAAATGTCCACCTAGAAAATGAAattcatacctacctatataatgtatttTACGATAACATGTGCACTTGTTgtttataactattatttaccTACTCTGCACCAACTCGGCACCCAAAGTTCTTACATACCTATGCCTAaagccaggattacacttgtaagtttaagggtcggttgcaccaaactattagtcatcgttaaagagttcgctaaattttattatatggaaagtttcatagtaaaccgcagcggcgcgccgggtgacgttaatcagtcggtcaagtgcggatggtgcaactggcacttacttacgtaaataggaacaaagctatttgctggaatgagataacgatattcatatctcattctgtagtatagctgtgtccctatacctacgtaagtaaaacttacaagtgtaattctGGCCTTAAGGTATACCTACGTTCGTTAAACtctatttaagtaggtacctaaataatcATGTGTTCATTTAAGGTGTGttggggtaacttcgaaagcgggataatttagaaaatggcaaatatctaaAAAACCAGAAGCACCTTATACTTTAGCAAGTTTAGCATCACTTAATACGCTACTGCAACGAGTGCAACGCTTATCgaggcatcttgcttactgttgGTACAGTAGAAAATGCTTCTTGTTTAGTAGATACTTATAGTTGGTCagaccaaattggcagtaaataagaaccaaaaaatctatactcatccttttcttttgggtgctagtactagtgtaagacaaagatagtatgattctctctgtctttgtttgaaatgagacagtcctttgacaaactatatttgccatttttatgctggggccacactaacgggaaacgccgGGAAACGGGTAATTTATCGCGGTAATTCGACTtttttcatacggccacactgcgattatcgcgataatcaacggcgtttcccgccgtttcccgttagtgtggcccctgTATTAAAATTACCCCGGTTCCTAATCAATGCACCTTAAAATAAGGTTAAACTTTTGTTATGCCTTTCGTTTGCCGCACTTTTTCAAATGTGCCTATGCAACCCTTGAATATACCCTTGAATGTGTGTGTCCATCGTGCGATCTTATTCTAACTTATTACATTCCCTCAGGGCACGGAAGCGGAGCCGTTCATAAGCAAACTGCGCAAGAGCAATACGAGCAACGCTGCGCCCGCCAAGCCCAAGCCGTTGAACAGTAGCTGGAGGAAGAAGCACGAAGAGTTTATCCAGGCCATCCGAGCTGCCAAGCAGGTTCAGCAACATCTAGCTGCTGGAGGTAAGGGTCTAGACATGGATGCAATACTTACTTACATCTATTAAAGTGTTTTTGTTGAATCATCAGCCATCAGTTTTACGCGTAATATGCTCTGCTTTAACCCTTTGTACTCCACGCCTATTGTACGCGTCGTCAGTGGggagacactcctcctttcgggcaaatTCGGCtaagagggcctaccgcaaaccacgttcgatgtgttgcctctctgtcgcacttgtaaatttgtacgtaagtgtgacagagaggcaacacgtcgaacgtggttcgcggtaggcccccagcATTACTCCGaccaattattagggttggcacaacttgacgtccctttgcgtgcacaacagcagataagataatgacttgaattttgacaaccctaaatagccgaaagggatagtgccatacattagaaaaggacagcatgattcaaccctgaatcgctgtcaaacttcgggtttgtaggaagtaaagtgtcctttctgtacggtatgTACTATTACAACTTATTCTGTGGCGGCGTGTCATCGTGAAGTCGTAAACCTTGTCGGATGCACGAAGGATGATGATGGGCTGTagctgtagccgcgcgcgtcagggACATCTTTGGCGGTCAAGGGGTTAATAGGTTAACTACAGAGTCAAAGCTACAAGACCGCACTGAATTTGAAATAATGATCATAGTTTGACATTACCATAGGCCATGCACTATGAAGCGTTTCGCCGTCACGAAGGTCAGTCACCTCATTCAACCTTTTACTTGTACCTAACGCACTCATGCAGCGATCCGCGTTATTTATTACCCAACGAGTAATTAGTTGATTTCTATCACGGCGTTTTCATCGTTCCAGGCAAACTAAGCGATCTCCCGCCACCCCCGCCTTCAGAGAACCCCGACTACGTGCAGTGCCCGCACTGCAGCCGCCGCTTCAACCAGGCTGCGGCCGAACGCCACATCCCCAAGTGTGCCTCCTTCCAGTTCAACAAACCCAAGCCCGGCCAGGGCAAGCCCAGCAACTCCAAGCGCCGGTAACACAGCCGGGGAACTTAGGATACTGCTCACTATGGAACTTATGGGCGGTGATTTCAAACCGCGTGTTTATAAACGAGATAATCCTTCTAACTTTGGATAAGCCAGTTTCAACGGGTCCAAAACAGGACAGATCCTAACAAGTTTACCTAATTACCGACGAAGACTCTTAGACATTTATTGTCGCAAATTGCTGTTCACTTTCTAACAAAGaattaacaacaaataattagtattttgtatgtttagcTTGCTAGTTCCTAAAGGACATTCGATCTCAAGCACAATGTCACCTATTCCAGAAAGATAACGATTTATTAAcgaattatatttttacttttacaagaTTTTGCGTATACTCCAGTATTGGATTAAAACAACCAGGTTTTTTCACTTTTTACCATTAATTCAGAACAAATACCTGTTAACCTAACATGTCTTTACAAAACCGGGCatgaaaacttaaaatattagggaccaatttagatatttaaaattcataattattatttttgccaTACGAATATTGGGACCTAATATTTAAGAGGAATTCTTAAAATCTCGACGATTATTTTTAGCTATTAACGTAATGTTAACAGTgagatttttataataaatattttttggccTTGACACAGTCAGTGCTGTGATGGGACAAAATGTAATTGTTCAAAATGAGTTAGTACCTACGTGAAAATTTTGCTTTTTTGATGTTAACATACTGTTAGAcccattaaaatatactttattaatttga encodes the following:
- the LOC134748564 gene encoding uncharacterized protein LOC134748564 isoform X2, with protein sequence MEKGGSKLMQMQARFQQKQMQERELKIASLYEAQQARALTRVRHSPSESLVRRSPSESLSSPPQPPVTHQPGKVRQMFEERRTKGIDKSYPLQPIQNTERSRKPLPNGFAKVSSTRAQNGTERTEHRQNGTKTSSRVSEKKSVAHTSISSQSMKKHHVKTEEVIDRSGDLNHNHQPDLNAVKEALISNGLVHEVDELDGDGNMLEDETFPETLAPVTPRDEPPARPPRRSPMTKTTPSTTTKPKPAAAPAAPPRRTPSGNASESKSQGSMANRGPKPATVGSSTIKSTPRSSLQVKRVPAAQSSTGAGVPCSVCGRRFAEDRLAKHEDICRRAQTKKRKPFDALKHRLAGTEAEPFISKLRKSNTSNAAPAKPKPLNSSWRKKHEEFIQAIRAAKQVQQHLAAGGKLSDLPPPPPSENPDYVQCPHCSRRFNQAAAERHIPKCASFQFNKPKPGQGKPSNSKRR
- the LOC134748564 gene encoding uncharacterized protein LOC134748564 isoform X3, with the protein product MAMETRDMSRSLDNVHWWEPEHWKTKKLRSTSSLSLEGVDPADIRNGWLTLPDPKARFQQKQMQERELKIASLYEAQQARALTRVRHSPSESLVRRSPSESLSSPPQPPVTHQPGKVRQMFEERRTKGIDKSYPLQPIQNTERSRKPLPNGFAKVSSTRAQNGTERTEHRQNGTKTSSRVSEKKSVAHTSISSQSMKKHHVKTEEVIDRSGDLNHNHQPDLNAVKEALISNGLVHEVDELDGDGNMLEDETFPETLAPVTPRDEPPARPPRRSPMTKTTPSTTTKPKPAAAPAAPPRRTPSGNASESKSQGSMANRGPKPATVGSSTIKSTPRSSLQVKRVPAAQSSTGAGVPCSVCGRRFAEDRLAKHEDICRRAQTKKRKPFDALKHRLAGTDAEEFKASCLRN
- the LOC134748564 gene encoding uncharacterized protein LOC134748564 isoform X1 yields the protein MAMETRDMSRSLDNVHWWEPEHWKTKKLRSTSSLSLEGVDPADIRNGWLTLPDPKARFQQKQMQERELKIASLYEAQQARALTRVRHSPSESLVRRSPSESLSSPPQPPVTHQPGKVRQMFEERRTKGIDKSYPLQPIQNTERSRKPLPNGFAKVSSTRAQNGTERTEHRQNGTKTSSRVSEKKSVAHTSISSQSMKKHHVKTEEVIDRSGDLNHNHQPDLNAVKEALISNGLVHEVDELDGDGNMLEDETFPETLAPVTPRDEPPARPPRRSPMTKTTPSTTTKPKPAAAPAAPPRRTPSGNASESKSQGSMANRGPKPATVGSSTIKSTPRSSLQVKRVPAAQSSTGAGVPCSVCGRRFAEDRLAKHEDICRRAQTKKRKPFDALKHRLAGTEAEPFISKLRKSNTSNAAPAKPKPLNSSWRKKHEEFIQAIRAAKQVQQHLAAGGKLSDLPPPPPSENPDYVQCPHCSRRFNQAAAERHIPKCASFQFNKPKPGQGKPSNSKRR